TCAGATGCTTTTTGAGACCAATAGGCAGATTTCTCTAAGTTTTTGGTAACGCCCTTTCCCGTCAAATAACAAACGCCAAGAAGACATTGTGCTTCTCTATCTCCCTGATTGGCTGCTTTCTCAGCCCAAAAGAACGCTTTTTCCTCATCCTTGGGTATGCCATATAATCCCTCATAATAGGTGGCTGCCAAGTTATATTGCGCCATTACATCTCCTCGATTGGCCGCTTTTGTGACCCATTCAATAGCTTGAGGAATATTTTGTTCTACACCTTTCCCTTGCAGGTAACAACCAGCAACAATAGATGCTCCCCCGGCGTTTTCCTGTTCGGCAGCTTTCATGGCCCAAGTAAACGCTTTTTCGTAATCCTGCGTAACTCCAATACCTTTTCCGTAACAGAGACTCACTTTGACCTGCGCATCCGCATCGCCTCCTTGGGCAGCCTGTAAGAGCTTCTCAAAACTGCCATATGTCCCAAACGGCGATTCCTGCGGAATTGCTGCTTTTCCAGGAGTTTCCTGTTGCTGGGCCCATACGGCAGGCATTTGAAGACACAGCCCCGTGACGAGTAGAAGGAGAGGCACCCGGGCAGGAAAACGCCAGAGGGTGCCTCTTGAAAACCTGTCCTTAGCTATCGCCAAAGACAGGTCCGATGTTGTTTTTAATGTCATTTGTTTCATTATTTTATACGGGTTAAAAATTCAATTTCCATCCGATTTGAGCAGAAACAGATGCTCCGGTAGGTCCCAGCGAAATCGAACCCTGTCCGTATAGAGCCGAATGTGCACCTGTAGGAATAGCCCCTTCTACTCCAATTGTGCCGGAGCCGCTGAATTTGTTGCCTGGATTGGAAACAGTGCCGTCCGAAAACGAGACGGGGTCCTTACCTTCCTGGGTTGGATATGATGTACTGACTGTGAAAGATCCGCCCTTTCCGGCTACAAGCTCAGGCGTTGTGCCCGTGAAGGAGGCTGTCAACATACCCGTAAGGGAGGCGAGGACGACCGCATCTGGGCTCCCCTTGTCCGGCGAGGCGACTTGATCCTGGCCGCCAAGCCGATGCTCGTTCGGGCCAACCACAAGGGAAGCGACATAACCAGCGGCATTCCGGAATTGACCGGGTATTGGAAATAGGTTTCTCAGGAAGAAGCTTTTGCTTCCGTTAGTTGTTTGAGTGCTTCCCGGGCTCTCTCATGCCCCTGTTCCGCCGACTTTTGAAGCCATTCCCGTGCTTTAGGAATGTTTTGAGACACAGTACCGAGATAACTTGTCATACCTGCGTAATGTATCCCTATTATGTATTGAGCTTCCGCATCACCTCCTTCCGCCGACTTTTTCAGAAATTCTATACCCCGTTTCAGATCTTTTTTGATGCCACCGATTCCATAAGCATAAATAAAACCTAATTCCCGTTGAGAAAAAGAATTCCCTTGTTCCGCCGCTTTTCCCATCCAGTGCATCATTTTTTCAAATTTACGCTGCGTTTCCTTATCGGGGAAAGGACTGCTCAAGGCATCTAATTCTTCTTTTCCGGCTTCTTGTTGAGCCCAATAATATTTAGATGCTTGTGTAAAAACAGAAGATACATCCTTATCATCATTTATGTAGAGCAATCCCAAACTGGCTTGAGCATTTGGTTCTCCTTGTTCCGCCGCTTTCTCAAACCAATAGAACGCTTTTTCCAGATTCTTCGGAACGCCTAATCCATTACAATAAGAAATCCCAAGATTATATTGCGCTTCTTTGTCTCCCTGATTAGCTGCTTTCTCAGTCCAAAAGAACGCTTTCTTCTCATCTTTGGGTATGTCAAACAATCCCTTCAAATAAATAGCCCCCAAGTTGTACTGGGCTATTGCAATTCCCTGATTAGCCGCTTTTGTAAACCATTCCATAGCTTGAGGAATATTTTGTTCTACACCTTTTCCTTGCATGTAGCAATCCGCAACAAGATATGCTCCCAAAGCATTTCCCTGTTCCGCCGACTTCATTACCCAGGTAAACGCTTTTTCATAATCCTGTGTAACTCCAATACCTTTTCCGTAACAGAGGCCCACTTTGACCTGCGCATCCGCATCGCCTCCTTGAGCCGCCTGCAAGAGCTTCTCAAAACTGCCATACGTCCCAAACGGCGATTCCTGCGGAATTGCTGCTTTTCCAGGAGTTTCCTGTTGCTGGGCCCATACGGAAGGCATTTGGAGGAACAGCCCCGTGACGAGCAGGAGGAGAGGCACCCGGGCAGGAAAACGCCAGAGAGCGCCTCTTGACGACCTGTCTTTGACTGCGGGCAAAGACAGGCCTGATGTAGTTTTTAATGTCATTTGTTTCATTGTTTTTATACGAGTTAAAAAGTACCTCTAAATCCTAGAGCAGCTTCTACTCCTATCTGCTTTGATTGAGTATTCACTGTTGCACCAGCGTTTGCATATATAGCCGAATGCTGAGTTACAGGGATAGATACTTCCCCCCCAATTTTTGCAGAACCTCCGAATTTGTTTCCTGGATTGGAAACAGTGCCGCCCGAAAACGAGACGGGGTCCTTACCTTCCGGGAAGGGATATGACGTACTGACTGTGAGCGACCCGCCCTTTCCGGCTGCAAGCTCAGGCGTTGTGACCGTGAAAGAGGCTGTCAACATACCCGTAAGGGAGTCGGGGATGGCATTGCTATCCGGTTGAAAGAACGAGTGATCCAAAAGTTCCGACAAGGTGAACGCATCACTGATCTGTAACTTGTCCATCGGGAAAAGCCCGTACACACCTGAACCCAGCCATTCATTGCCATGGCACAATTTAATGCACCACTTTTTGAGCTGTTCGCCAGTAAGGCCGCCAATCATTCCCGCCATCCCGCTTTTCGGGTCGCACGGCTGCTGGGCCGCGAGCCCCAGAACGTCGATAGCCTGGGTGTTACGGGCGAAGACATACAGGTTCAAACCGGCCACTTCCCCGAGGGGGTCGCGGCTCAACCATCTGCCGTCGAGCGGCGAGTAGTAGCGGAAGTTATAATAGACCAAGCCCAGCTCCGCATCATAGAACTCACTGCTCCACTGGAAGGGATTCTCCAGCGTGCCCGTCGCGGTGACGGCCCCGTAGGGGGAGTAGTCATACCCGGCTACCAGCCGGGACGAGGAATCAAGAACGGCGCGGATGTTTTTATTGCGGTCCCAGGCGTACGTATACAACGCGCCGCCCTTGAGCAAGCCGAGGGGACGGGACGCCATACCTCTGGACAAATCCCACAGGACGCCGTGGCGCAGGGACGCGCCGTTGCGCGCGTCTATACAGGCCACCTGGAGATAGCCAAGGTAGAGGTAGTGGTCCAGCACCGTGACGGAGCCATTCTTCGTCACCTTCTTCATGCAGCGGCGCCCCCGGTAGTCATAGGCGCATTCCACCACGATACCCGAGGCCGTATTGGTGAAACGGATGGGGCGTTTCTCCGCATTGTATTCCACCGACCAGATGCCGGTGGAGGTCTTCACCAGCGTCTGGCAGCCATCCAGGTTACAGGCCGGGACGAAGGGGGCCGCCGTGCCCTCCTGAATCCGCGTGTACTGGTTCAGGGCGTTGGACTGGTACGTGAAGGCAGTGGAAGCTTCCCGGGCCGCCGTCCTGTTGCCGATGTTGTCATAGGCGTAGGCATAGGAGTTTCCGTGCCAGGTGACGGTTTCCATCTCATTGCGGGCATTGTAGGCAAAGGAACCCTGGATGGGCGAATCTCCCGAACGCTGCCAGGAGTCGCTGGCAACGCGCCGCATGATGTCATACGACTGGGAAGCGAGCAACAGGGGAGCCCCGGTAGAATTCTGGAAGAGGTAGCCCGTTTCCAGGTCGCGGTGTTCGTCATACGTGATCTGCTGGGTGACGCCCTGGGGCATCGTGAGGGTCTGGAGCAGATTGGTGCCCTCCATGTAGCCGAAGGAGAACTGTTTGGAAACACCTTGGACAGCAATGGCGCCCGAGGCATACCTGCCCACGGCGTCATAAGAGAACGAGGTGTCCAGGATGGAGGAAGCCCCCTGTTTCAGCAGAAGGCCCTCCAGGCGGCCCAAGCCGTCCATTTTGTTCTGCAAGACATGGGAGACGCCGCCTATGGAAAGAACCTCCGTCTCCGGAAGGCCATGGGCATCGTAAGTGAACGTCCTGGTCCCCGCCGCGTCCTGCACGGACGTGAGCCAGCCGAGCCGGTTGTAGCCGTAATGGATGGCGGGGGTCACACCATCATCGCAGGAGACATCAATGAGTTCCCCGGTGGCCGCGTCGTAGCTCCGCGAAAGCGTGCGCCCGGCGGAATCCGTACTGGAGGCCAGGCGGTTCATCTCCCCGTACTGGAGAGAGACGGTGTGACCGTCGGCATAGGTTGTCTTCGTAAGAAGGCGCGCCTGCCAGGCGTATTCCCAAATGGTCACATCCCCGTCCGTACGGGTGCGGGGGTCCTGGGAAATGACCGTGCCGGGAACCCGGAACGTCTTCATTATCGCCAGGTTGCCGTCCTCGTCGTAGCTGAAGCAGACGGGAGGGATACCATCTCCGAAGGCGGCGACGACGCGGGCGTTCTCATCATAGATGTACTTGGCCGAGCGTTGCAGGGCATTGGTGTGTTCCGAAAGCCTCCCGGTGGCCGGGTCATAGGAG
This is a stretch of genomic DNA from Akkermansia sp. N21116. It encodes these proteins:
- a CDS encoding tetratricopeptide repeat protein — encoded protein: MKQMTLKTTSDLSLAIAKDRFSRGTLWRFPARVPLLLLVTGLCLQMPAVWAQQQETPGKAAIPQESPFGTYGSFEKLLQAAQGGDADAQVKVSLCYGKGIGVTQDYEKAFTWAMKAAEQENAGGASIVAGCYLQGKGVEQNIPQAIEWVTKAANRGDVMAQYNLAATYYEGLYGIPKDEEKAFFWAEKAANQGDREAQCLLGVCYLTGKGVTKNLEKSAYWSQKASDQGAPAAQRNMGIFYAMGLGGLKKDVNKALELWKKAAEAGDSEAQYALGSCYAGDVEYYDPDKIYQNMPEAKKWLQKAADQGHERAKETLERLFHIKASS
- a CDS encoding tetratricopeptide repeat protein translates to MKQMTLKTTSGLSLPAVKDRSSRGALWRFPARVPLLLLVTGLFLQMPSVWAQQQETPGKAAIPQESPFGTYGSFEKLLQAAQGGDADAQVKVGLCYGKGIGVTQDYEKAFTWVMKSAEQGNALGAYLVADCYMQGKGVEQNIPQAMEWFTKAANQGIAIAQYNLGAIYLKGLFDIPKDEKKAFFWTEKAANQGDKEAQYNLGISYCNGLGVPKNLEKAFYWFEKAAEQGEPNAQASLGLLYINDDKDVSSVFTQASKYYWAQQEAGKEELDALSSPFPDKETQRKFEKMMHWMGKAAEQGNSFSQRELGFIYAYGIGGIKKDLKRGIEFLKKSAEGGDAEAQYIIGIHYAGMTSYLGTVSQNIPKAREWLQKSAEQGHERAREALKQLTEAKASS